One Solanum lycopersicum chromosome 4, SLM_r2.1 DNA window includes the following coding sequences:
- the LOC101267599 gene encoding uncharacterized protein isoform X1: MTKSISILQSCTGINNAYKSHYSSNSSFSFKDLNLKCFGSQQHSLSLFNSTNGRLNGDIIKRKFVVCCNGSLPTPPSSNPLNGWVVGILLSIVLPFFRFKWGSLLQIKNKVEDVIETVEEVVDGVEMMAEKIDEVAENIVSVLPDSQLKNVIKAVEEFSEDTAEAAHAAGDFIDQIQGEDVELVEEVEVPKEQLKDLSEKTAKVANAAEDLKDKVQEVGLKAEEISEKKCSKFSISTFCHRHTKRGKVKSMLHLAELVEKHNDQIATFETWDTEKPYEQAVKIGVRWLYIPVIMLLALNSVRTTLRYNVPYKVGVS, from the exons ATGACAAAATCCATTAGTATTTTGCAAAGCTGTACAGGTATCAACAATGCCTACAAGTCCCATTATAGCTCTAATAGTAGTTTTAGCTTCAAAGATCTTAATCTCAAATGCTTTGGAAGCCAACAACATAGCTTGTCACTTTTCAACTCCACAAATGGACGTCTAAATGGTGATATTATTAAGAG AAAGTTTGTGGTATGTTGCAATGGTTCCTTGCCTACTCCACCCTCTTCAAATCCACT TAATGGCTGGGTTGTAGGAATCCTACTATCAATAGTCTTACCATTCTTTCGCTTCAAATGGGGTTCATTATTGCAAATCAAAA ATAAGGTGGAAGATGTAATAGAAACAGTGGAAGAAGTGGTAGATGGGGTGGAGATGATGGCTGAGAAAATAGATGAAGTAGCTGAAAATATTGTGAGTGTTTTACCAGATAGTCAACTCAAAAATGTTATTAAAGCTGTTGAAGAGTTCTCTGAAGATACAGCTGAGGCTGCTCATGCTGCTGGAGATTTCATTGATCAG atccAAGGGGAGGACGTAGAGTTGGTTGAAGAAGTTGAAGTGCCAAAAGAACAACTCAAAGATCTCTCAGAAAAAACAGCCAAGGTTGCTAATGCAGCTGAAGATTTGAAAGATAAg GTACAAGAGGTGGGGCTTAAAGCGGAAGAGATCTCAGAGAAGAAG tgttcaaaattttcaataagtACCTTCTGCCATAGGCATACAAAGCGAG GAAAGGTCAAAAGTATGTTGCACTTGGCTGAACTGGTTGAGAAACATAATGATCAAATTGCAACGTTCGAGACTTGGGACACTGAGAAGCCATATGAACAGGCTGTTAAGATTGGAGTACGCTGGTTATACATCCCCGTTATTATGCTG TTAGCTTTAAACTCAGTAAGAACTACATTGAGGTACAATGTACCATATAAAGTCGGGGTTTCTTGA
- the LOC101267599 gene encoding uncharacterized protein isoform X2 — MTKSISILQSCTGINNAYKSHYSSNSSFSFKDLNLKCFGSQQHSLSLFNSTNGRLNGDIIKRKFVVCCNGSLPTPPSSNPLNGWVVGILLSIVLPFFRFKWGSLLQIKNKVEDVIETVEEVVDGVEMMAEKIDEVAENIVSVLPDSQLKNVIKAVEEFSEDTAEAAHAAGDFIDQIQGEDVELVEEVEVPKEQLKDLSEKTAKVANAAEDLKDKVQEVGLKAEEISEKKCSKFSISTFCHRHTKRGKVKSMLHLAELVEKHNDQIATFETWDTEKPYEQAVKIGVRWLYIPVIMLARQIKILI; from the exons ATGACAAAATCCATTAGTATTTTGCAAAGCTGTACAGGTATCAACAATGCCTACAAGTCCCATTATAGCTCTAATAGTAGTTTTAGCTTCAAAGATCTTAATCTCAAATGCTTTGGAAGCCAACAACATAGCTTGTCACTTTTCAACTCCACAAATGGACGTCTAAATGGTGATATTATTAAGAG AAAGTTTGTGGTATGTTGCAATGGTTCCTTGCCTACTCCACCCTCTTCAAATCCACT TAATGGCTGGGTTGTAGGAATCCTACTATCAATAGTCTTACCATTCTTTCGCTTCAAATGGGGTTCATTATTGCAAATCAAAA ATAAGGTGGAAGATGTAATAGAAACAGTGGAAGAAGTGGTAGATGGGGTGGAGATGATGGCTGAGAAAATAGATGAAGTAGCTGAAAATATTGTGAGTGTTTTACCAGATAGTCAACTCAAAAATGTTATTAAAGCTGTTGAAGAGTTCTCTGAAGATACAGCTGAGGCTGCTCATGCTGCTGGAGATTTCATTGATCAG atccAAGGGGAGGACGTAGAGTTGGTTGAAGAAGTTGAAGTGCCAAAAGAACAACTCAAAGATCTCTCAGAAAAAACAGCCAAGGTTGCTAATGCAGCTGAAGATTTGAAAGATAAg GTACAAGAGGTGGGGCTTAAAGCGGAAGAGATCTCAGAGAAGAAG tgttcaaaattttcaataagtACCTTCTGCCATAGGCATACAAAGCGAG GAAAGGTCAAAAGTATGTTGCACTTGGCTGAACTGGTTGAGAAACATAATGATCAAATTGCAACGTTCGAGACTTGGGACACTGAGAAGCCATATGAACAGGCTGTTAAGATTGGAGTACGCTGGTTATACATCCCCGTTATTATGCTG GCTAGGCAGATAAAAATCTTGATATGA
- the LOC101267886 gene encoding RING-H2 finger protein ATL54-like — translation MAMMNTRKLFQIVTNQSADCIYVCDSTCPYACYPYVDLDYYIPPPPPPPSSWLQPQLSSKHHQNISPYVIISVALFASFFILVSYYLIIVKNCFNWNRRRTPPAQDDEFFDENRAPVIDHPIWYINTVGLQPSVINKITIFKYKTGNGLVEGSNCSVCLNEFQEDESLRLLPNCKHAFHIYCIDTWLRSHTNCPLCRSGILSNSLNAPASVPIVLNLGAHLSTNEERVLEDDEQREVNSNNEVVIGENGVNQQEFLQVERSCRDGEVESIRRSASVDSSISSSRGLDSMFLLSGGEAVGENSRSTLHKEEMKRSFSYGGRSFFSRHNRSRSSVLPL, via the coding sequence ATGGCCATGATGAACACCAGAAAGTTATTTCAAATAGTAACAAACCAATCTGCAGATTGTATCTATGTTTGTGATTCAACATGTCCTTATGCTTGTTATCCATATGTAGATTTAGATTATTACATACCTCCACCACCACCTCCGCCGTCGTCGTGGCTGCAGCCTCAGTTAAGTAGCAAACATCATCAGAACATATCACCTTATGTGATAATATCTGTTGCCTTGTTTGCTAGCTTCTTCATTCTTGTCAGCTACTATTTGATCATTGTCAAGAATTGCTTCAACTGGAACAGGAGAAGAACCCCACCAGCACAAGATGATGAATTTTTCGACGAAAATCGAGCTCCTGTTATTGATCATCCCATTTGGTACATCAACACTGTGGGTCTTCAGCCATCTGTTATTAATAAGATTACAATTTTCAAGTACAAAACAGGGAATGGTTTGGTTGAAGGATCAAATTGCTCTGTTTGCTTAAATGAATTTCAAGAAGATGAGTCTCTTAGATTACTTCCAAATTGTAAACATGCCTTTCACATCTACTGCATAGATACATGGCTAAGATCACACACAAATTGCCCTCTGTGTCGTTCAGGCATTTTATCGAACAGTTTGAATGCACCTGCTTCGGTTCCAATCGTGTTGAATTTAGGTGCTCATTTGAGTACCAATGAAGAAAGGGTACTGGAAGATGATGAACAGAGAGAAGTGAATAGTAACAATGAGGTAGTGATTGGTGAGAATGGGGTCAATCAACAAGAGTTTTTGCAAGTTGAGAGAAGTTGTAGAGATGGGGAAGTAGAGTCAATTAGGAGATCAGCTTCAGTGGATTCATCAATTAGTTCAAGTAGAGGTCTTGATAGTATGTTTCTGTTGTCAGGAGGAGAAGCTGTTGGTGAAAATTCGAGATCAACTCTGCATAAAGAAGAGATGAAGAGATCATTTTCTTATGGTGGTAGGTCGTTTTTCTCAAGACATAATCGCAGTCGAAGTTCAGTGCTTCCATTGTGA
- the LOC101268178 gene encoding uncharacterized protein isoform X1 has protein sequence MAELTAETQLVQNNLENVDGFQLMPKQDTACLPNMQMQPEEIERKARVDAVWEQMNKGVSTRTLYSIINKPTSASNKSSSKSSSSSWMTVLGLSQKKPSEPGRSTPEKCLRTTQNDTSEESKKLAAAALSAVKEAATAAASAGRVKVITEVRDFAGEDVEIKKYVDHNSAEASDKGKGPAAPASAVDIILEQIKKKQKLSVLDKTKKDWEGFKGENRGMEEELDAYKKSSNQYLDRVGFLERADYREFERERDARLAMHAKRKPESMREDY, from the exons ATGGCTGAATTGACTGCAGAAACCCAGCTTGTTCAAA ATAATTTAGAGAATGTCGATGGCTTCCAACTGATGCCCAAACAAGATACTGCGTGCCTTCCTAACATGCAGATGCAGCCCGAAGAAATTG AAAGGAAAGCTCGGGTGGATGCTGTTTGGGAGCAAATGAACAAAGGAGTGTCTACGAGGACCCTGTACTCCATAATAAACAAGCCTACCTCAGCATCAAATAAAAGTTCCTCAAAATCGTCATCTTCT AGTTGGATGACAGTACTGGGATTGTCCCAAAAGAAACCATCAGAGCCTGGAAGAAGCACACCAGAGAAGTGCCTTAGGACTACTCAAAATGATACTAGCGAGGAGTCAAAGAAGCTTGCTGCTGCTGCACTCTCTGCAGTAAAGGAGGCTGCCACAGCTGCTGCCTCTGCAGGCCGGGTTAAAGTG ATTACTGAAGTGCGAGATTTTGCTGGTGAAGATgttgaaataaagaaatatgttgACCACAATTCTGCAGAAGCATCTGATAAAGGCAAAGGCCCCGCAGCACCTGCTTCTGCTGTTGATATCATccttgaacaaataaaaaagaagcaGAAACTGAGTGTACTTGATAAGACAAAGAAAGACTGGGAGGGATTCAAGGGAGAAAATAGAGGGATGGAAGAAGAGCTGGATGCTTACAAGAAGAGTTCCAATCAGTATCTAGACAGGGTTGGTTTCTTAGAGCGTGCTGATTACCGAGAGTTTGAGCGGGAGAGAGATGCCCGTCTTGCAATGCATGCAAAGAGGAAACCAGAAAGCATGAGAGAAGACTACTGA
- the LOC101268178 gene encoding uncharacterized protein isoform X2, with amino-acid sequence MPKQDTACLPNMQMQPEEIERKARVDAVWEQMNKGVSTRTLYSIINKPTSASNKSSSKSSSSSWMTVLGLSQKKPSEPGRSTPEKCLRTTQNDTSEESKKLAAAALSAVKEAATAAASAGRVKVITEVRDFAGEDVEIKKYVDHNSAEASDKGKGPAAPASAVDIILEQIKKKQKLSVLDKTKKDWEGFKGENRGMEEELDAYKKSSNQYLDRVGFLERADYREFERERDARLAMHAKRKPESMREDY; translated from the exons ATGCCCAAACAAGATACTGCGTGCCTTCCTAACATGCAGATGCAGCCCGAAGAAATTG AAAGGAAAGCTCGGGTGGATGCTGTTTGGGAGCAAATGAACAAAGGAGTGTCTACGAGGACCCTGTACTCCATAATAAACAAGCCTACCTCAGCATCAAATAAAAGTTCCTCAAAATCGTCATCTTCT AGTTGGATGACAGTACTGGGATTGTCCCAAAAGAAACCATCAGAGCCTGGAAGAAGCACACCAGAGAAGTGCCTTAGGACTACTCAAAATGATACTAGCGAGGAGTCAAAGAAGCTTGCTGCTGCTGCACTCTCTGCAGTAAAGGAGGCTGCCACAGCTGCTGCCTCTGCAGGCCGGGTTAAAGTG ATTACTGAAGTGCGAGATTTTGCTGGTGAAGATgttgaaataaagaaatatgttgACCACAATTCTGCAGAAGCATCTGATAAAGGCAAAGGCCCCGCAGCACCTGCTTCTGCTGTTGATATCATccttgaacaaataaaaaagaagcaGAAACTGAGTGTACTTGATAAGACAAAGAAAGACTGGGAGGGATTCAAGGGAGAAAATAGAGGGATGGAAGAAGAGCTGGATGCTTACAAGAAGAGTTCCAATCAGTATCTAGACAGGGTTGGTTTCTTAGAGCGTGCTGATTACCGAGAGTTTGAGCGGGAGAGAGATGCCCGTCTTGCAATGCATGCAAAGAGGAAACCAGAAAGCATGAGAGAAGACTACTGA